From a single Bradyrhizobium sediminis genomic region:
- a CDS encoding DMT family transporter — MFAAALHATWNALVKGASNQLISMTAVVLGHVPFAVLALPFVPLPDAVSLPYVVAGAALHVGYQLFLFWAYRQGDLTQVYPIARGTAPLIVAGFSVLAFRETLSTMQLVAITTIGCGIMSLVLVRGSQGLHNPRGATLALVTGFFVAGYSMVDGYGARAAGTAVGFYAWETILNALAFAAIVAVASPGALQTTIRNHKRIMAIGGGASFAAYALVVWAFTQAPIAVVTALRETSIVFALLIGVFFLGERLSLLKLASAMFTMLGALMLRFSK, encoded by the coding sequence TTGTTCGCCGCCGCGCTTCACGCGACCTGGAATGCGTTGGTGAAGGGGGCATCGAACCAGCTGATCAGCATGACAGCCGTCGTTCTCGGTCACGTTCCGTTTGCCGTGCTGGCCCTGCCGTTTGTGCCGCTTCCCGACGCCGTGTCGCTGCCTTACGTCGTTGCGGGCGCGGCGCTTCACGTCGGTTATCAGTTGTTTCTGTTCTGGGCCTATCGGCAAGGCGATCTCACCCAGGTCTATCCGATCGCCCGCGGCACCGCGCCGCTGATCGTGGCCGGGTTTTCCGTGCTGGCCTTCCGTGAGACTCTGTCGACGATGCAGCTTGTCGCTATCACGACGATCGGCTGCGGCATCATGAGCCTTGTCCTGGTTCGCGGCAGCCAGGGACTGCACAATCCGCGTGGCGCTACGCTTGCGCTCGTCACCGGCTTTTTCGTGGCGGGGTATTCGATGGTGGACGGTTATGGCGCCCGGGCCGCCGGAACGGCCGTCGGATTCTACGCCTGGGAGACGATCCTGAATGCGCTCGCGTTTGCCGCGATCGTCGCGGTGGCCTCGCCCGGCGCGTTGCAGACGACCATCCGGAACCACAAGAGGATCATGGCGATCGGCGGCGGAGCGTCCTTTGCGGCCTACGCCCTTGTGGTCTGGGCGTTTACGCAGGCGCCGATCGCCGTCGTCACGGCGCTGCGGGAAACCAGCATCGTGTTCGCGCTTCTGATCGGGGTCTTCTTCCTCGGGGAGCGGCTTAGCCTGCTGAAACTGGCGTCGGCAATGTTCACGATGCTGGGAGCGTTGATGCTGCGCTTCTCGAAATGA
- a CDS encoding MFS transporter, translating into MKPQAGPAPHDQRIPPAINVIALASFSASLSARALDPVLPHVAEDFSVTIATAAGFSAAFAFTFAIIQPVLGAAADLFGKARLMVVCLVLLGVANVLGALSTSFPLLFATRILAGIGSGGVFPIALSLTSDLVGAEKRQIAIGRTLAGAMTGNLLGASASGLIGDLLGWRGVLAVLGVLVILASVAVALGFRGAALARPPKTNLSALKHGYRTIFSNPNARICYSAVFIEGCCVLGLFPFVAAFLFDLGETSLSIAGIVIAGFAVGGLFYSMSVSRFLPRLGVRGMMIAGAALVGLQLAVVAFGPGWKIQALSLLFMGWGFYMMHGCLQVFASELSVEARATALSLHSFFFFMGQTVGPIAYGFGIENLGKLPTLLIFAAVMVALGFTCARLLRQTRPADASPA; encoded by the coding sequence TTGAAGCCGCAAGCAGGACCGGCGCCACACGACCAGCGTATTCCACCGGCCATCAACGTTATTGCGCTCGCCAGCTTCTCCGCCAGCCTGTCGGCGCGGGCGCTGGATCCGGTGCTGCCGCACGTTGCCGAAGATTTCAGCGTCACCATTGCGACCGCGGCGGGCTTCTCGGCCGCCTTCGCCTTCACCTTCGCCATCATCCAGCCGGTATTGGGCGCGGCCGCGGACTTGTTCGGCAAGGCGCGGCTGATGGTGGTTTGCCTGGTGCTGCTAGGGGTTGCGAATGTTCTCGGCGCGCTGTCGACCTCGTTCCCGCTGTTGTTTGCGACGCGGATTCTCGCAGGCATCGGCTCGGGCGGCGTGTTTCCGATCGCGCTCAGCCTGACCAGCGATCTGGTCGGCGCCGAAAAGCGGCAGATCGCGATCGGGCGCACCCTGGCCGGCGCCATGACCGGCAACCTGCTGGGCGCGTCCGCCTCGGGCCTGATCGGTGACTTGCTGGGCTGGAGAGGGGTGCTTGCGGTGCTTGGCGTGCTGGTGATCCTGGCCTCGGTCGCCGTCGCGCTCGGTTTTCGGGGCGCCGCACTGGCGCGGCCGCCGAAGACCAACCTGTCGGCGCTCAAGCACGGCTACCGCACGATCTTCTCCAATCCCAACGCCCGCATCTGCTACTCGGCCGTCTTCATCGAGGGCTGCTGCGTGCTCGGATTGTTTCCATTCGTGGCGGCATTCCTGTTCGATCTCGGCGAAACCAGCCTGTCGATTGCGGGAATCGTGATCGCGGGCTTTGCGGTCGGCGGCCTGTTCTACAGCATGAGCGTTTCGCGCTTCCTGCCGCGGCTCGGTGTCAGGGGCATGATGATCGCGGGCGCCGCGCTGGTCGGCTTGCAGCTTGCCGTGGTGGCGTTCGGGCCGGGCTGGAAGATTCAGGCCCTTAGCCTGCTGTTCATGGGCTGGGGTTTCTACATGATGCATGGCTGCCTGCAGGTATTTGCCAGCGAGCTTTCAGTGGAAGCCCGCGCCACCGCGCTGTCGCTGCACTCGTTTTTCTTTTTCATGGGGCAGACTGTCGGTCCGATCGCGTATGGATTCGGCATCGAGAATCTCGGCAAGCTGCCGACCTTGCTGATATTCGCGGCCGTGATGGTTGCGCTGGGCTTTACCTGCGCGCGGCTGCTGCGGCAGACAAGGCCGGCGGATGCAAGCCCGGCCTGA
- the kdsA gene encoding 3-deoxy-8-phosphooctulonate synthase produces the protein MRAAPVVAAGSVKFGNDLPISIIAGPCQLESRAHALEVASALKEIAARLGIGIVYKTSFDKANRTSVSAARGIGLKQALPIFAEIRSSLGMPVLTDVHEASQCPEVAQAVDVLQIPAFLCRQTDLLLAAAATGRVVNVKKGQFLAPWDMANVVAKITGAGNRHVLVTERGVSFGYNTLVSDMRALPILARTTGAPVIFDATHSVQQPGGQGTSSGGEREFVPVLARAAVAVGVAGVFIETHPDPDRAPSDGPTMVPLREFEGLVRKLMAFDALAKGTVR, from the coding sequence ATGCGAGCTGCGCCGGTCGTCGCCGCCGGATCGGTCAAATTCGGCAATGATCTGCCGATTTCGATCATCGCGGGCCCGTGCCAGCTCGAGAGCCGCGCGCACGCGCTCGAGGTGGCGAGTGCGCTGAAGGAGATCGCGGCGCGCCTCGGAATCGGCATCGTCTACAAAACCTCGTTCGACAAGGCCAACCGCACCAGCGTATCCGCGGCGCGCGGCATCGGCTTGAAACAGGCGCTGCCGATCTTTGCCGAGATACGCTCGTCGCTGGGGATGCCGGTTCTCACCGACGTCCATGAGGCCTCGCAATGTCCCGAGGTAGCGCAGGCCGTCGACGTGCTGCAGATCCCGGCGTTCCTGTGCCGGCAGACTGATCTCCTGCTGGCGGCGGCGGCCACCGGCAGGGTCGTCAACGTCAAGAAGGGGCAGTTTCTGGCGCCTTGGGATATGGCGAACGTGGTCGCCAAGATCACCGGCGCGGGAAACCGCCATGTGCTGGTCACCGAGCGCGGCGTGTCGTTCGGCTACAACACGCTGGTCTCGGATATGCGGGCGCTGCCGATCCTGGCCCGCACCACCGGCGCGCCCGTGATCTTCGATGCCACCCATTCGGTGCAGCAGCCGGGTGGCCAGGGGACATCATCGGGCGGGGAGCGCGAATTCGTGCCCGTGCTGGCGCGCGCCGCAGTCGCAGTCGGCGTCGCCGGCGTGTTCATCGAAACCCACCCCGATCCGGACCGCGCGCCGTCGGACGGGCCCACCATGGTGCCGCTGCGCGAGTTCGAAGGCCTGGTGCGAAAGTTGATGGCGTTCGATGCGCTTGCCAAGGGCACGGTGCGTTGA
- a CDS encoding VOC family protein translates to MPHGLDHIVHAVRDLDVAADMYRRAGFTVGARNRHPWGTHNRIVQLKNCFIEILTVAEPDKIPPHGARSFSFGAFNRDFLAAREGLSMLILNSRDAREDARSFEAAGIGGFEVFEFAREGKKPDGTPVKLAFSLVFATDPASPDAGYAACQHHFPENFWNPAFQIHANGAITVPGVAVVADNPAGHHIFLKAFTGVSDLHASSIGVRASTENGDIEIMEPVAFRDRFGVSPEVRGEGMALHGLRFAVTDIAPVEALHRQNGIASQRHGGALVVPPDAAHGATLIFEGAK, encoded by the coding sequence ATGCCCCACGGGCTCGACCACATCGTGCACGCCGTCCGCGATCTCGACGTGGCGGCGGACATGTATCGCCGCGCCGGCTTCACCGTCGGCGCGCGCAACCGCCATCCCTGGGGCACCCACAACCGCATTGTGCAGTTGAAGAACTGTTTCATCGAAATCCTGACGGTCGCCGAGCCGGACAAGATCCCGCCGCACGGCGCGCGCTCGTTTTCGTTCGGCGCGTTCAATCGCGACTTTCTGGCCGCGCGCGAAGGTTTGTCGATGCTGATTCTCAACAGCCGCGATGCCCGCGAGGATGCGCGTTCATTCGAAGCTGCCGGCATCGGCGGCTTCGAGGTGTTCGAATTCGCCCGCGAAGGGAAGAAGCCGGACGGTACGCCGGTCAAGCTCGCATTCTCGCTGGTGTTCGCAACCGATCCGGCATCGCCCGATGCGGGCTATGCCGCGTGCCAGCATCATTTCCCCGAGAATTTCTGGAACCCGGCGTTTCAGATCCACGCCAACGGCGCCATCACCGTGCCCGGCGTGGCAGTCGTCGCCGACAATCCGGCCGGCCATCACATCTTCCTCAAGGCCTTTACCGGCGTGAGCGACCTGCATGCGAGTTCGATCGGTGTCCGGGCCTCTACCGAAAACGGCGACATCGAGATCATGGAACCGGTGGCGTTTCGCGACCGGTTCGGCGTCTCGCCTGAGGTGAGGGGCGAGGGGATGGCGTTGCACGGCTTGCGCTTCGCCGTCACGGACATCGCGCCGGTCGAAGCGCTGCACCGGCAGAACGGAATTGCCTCGCAGCGCCATGGCGGGGCGCTGGTGGTGCCGCCGGATGCCGCTCATGGCGCAACCCTGATATTCGAGGGCGCGAAATAG
- a CDS encoding NIPSNAP family protein — translation MIYETRIYRCLPGRLPALLKRFENTTLKLWEKHGIRPVGFFTTLVGESNQELTYLLAWESLAERDKKWTAFQTDPDWISARAKTEEDGQIVGNIVNQLLVPTAFSALK, via the coding sequence ATGATTTACGAAACCCGGATTTATCGCTGTCTGCCGGGCCGGCTGCCGGCGCTGTTGAAGCGCTTCGAGAACACCACGCTGAAACTGTGGGAGAAGCACGGCATCCGGCCGGTCGGGTTCTTCACCACGCTGGTTGGCGAATCCAATCAGGAGCTGACCTATCTGCTGGCGTGGGAATCTCTGGCCGAGCGCGATAAGAAGTGGACCGCCTTTCAGACCGATCCGGATTGGATTTCGGCCCGGGCGAAGACCGAGGAAGATGGCCAGATCGTCGGCAACATCGTCAATCAGCTGCTGGTGCCCACCGCCTTCTCGGCGCTGAAGTAG